A single window of Haliotis asinina isolate JCU_RB_2024 chromosome 5, JCU_Hal_asi_v2, whole genome shotgun sequence DNA harbors:
- the LOC137283931 gene encoding chloride intracellular channel protein 6-like, whose protein sequence is MDDSGEKGGGSEVDGGNKVDGGSEVDSGSEVDDGSAVDGGSELDSGSEMDGGSEADGGSELDGGSEMDGGSAVDGGSEVDSGSAVDGGSEMDGGSEVDSGSEVDSGSELDGGSELRIFVAS, encoded by the coding sequence ATGGATGATAGTGGTGAGAAAGGTGGTGGTAGTGAGGTGGATGGTGGTAATAAGGTGGATGGAGGTAGTGAGGTGGATAGTGGTAGTGAGGTGGATGATGGTAGTGCGGTGGATGGTGGTAGTGAGTTGGATAGTGGTAGTGAAATGGATGGTGGTAGTGAGGCTGATGGTGGTAGTGAGTTGGATGGTGGTAGTGAGATGGATGGTGGTAGTGCGGTGGATGGTGGTAGTGAGGTGGATAGTGGTAGTGCGGTGGATGGTGGTAGTGAGATGGATGGTGGTAGTGAGGTGGATAGTGGTAGTGAGGTGGATAGTGGTAGTGAGTTGGATGGTGGTAGTGAATTAAGGATTTTTGTGGCATCCTAG